In Cottoperca gobio chromosome 1, fCotGob3.1, whole genome shotgun sequence, a genomic segment contains:
- the hpf1 gene encoding histone PARylation factor 1 has translation MTGRAKRKPKSTQESGTGNGELKKARADESKAVPMSEVESKQSDEMVQLYKLQMPDDLYHFWDFCKELCPDSPRGALKDTLGLQLVGPFDILAGAHKKSKNPQPNFHLHWRYLYDPPEFQTILLGSEDRQLHIGYYRDSPDSLPAFVGENEAKKGCTIAQMGDNVFAAVFLYLLRRRKERGSKKAGGEALESLQAQLRDRAETLGLSLEQKTKGMKQRDKKVVTKTFHGAGIVVPVDKNDVGYRELPETDAGLKKILKAIAEARNDDERVKAFGPLQEMVTFVQFANDECDYGMGYELGMDLFCYGSHYFHKVIRQLLPMAYSLLKRNLFGDILEAHLSSRSHDDLDQLSAH, from the exons atgacAGGGCGCGCAAAAAGAAAACCCAAATCCACTCAG GAGTCGGGTACAGGCAATGGTGAGTTGAAGAAAGCCCGTGCTGATGAATCCAAAGCCGTGCCAATGTCAGAGGTGGAGTCCAAGCAAAGCGATGAGATGGTGCAACTGTACAAGCTTCAAATGCCAGACGATCTGTACCACTTCTGGGACTTCTGCAAGGAGCTTTGTCCTGACAGCCCCCGTG GTGCACTGAAAGACACACTGGGTTTGCAGCTGGTTGGTCCCTTTGACATCCTGGCAGGAGCCCACAAAAAGTCCAAGAATCCTCAGCCTAACTTCCACCTTCACTGGAGGTATTTATACGACCCACCAGAGTTTCAGACCATCCTTCTGGGGAGTGAAGACAGGCAGCTTCACATCGGCTACTACAG AGACTCTCCAGACTCCCTCCCTGCGTTCGTTGGGGAAAATGAAGCCAAGAAAGGCTGCACTATAGCACAGATGGGGGACAACGTTTTTGCTGCTGTCTT CCTGTATCtgttgaggaggaggaaagagaggggcaGCAAGAAAGCAGGCGGAGAAGCTTTGGAAAGCTTGCAGGCACAGCTGAGAGACCGGGCAGAGACTCTGGGCTTGTCTCTAGAGCAGAAGACCAAAGGCATGAAGCAGAGGGACAAGAAG GTGGTCACCAAGACGTTCCACGGTGCCGGCATCGTCGTACCTGTAGACAAGAATGACGTAGGATACAGAGAACTACCAGAAACGGATG CTGGTCTCAAGAAGATACTCAAGGCTATAGCTGAAGCCCGGAATGATGACGAGCGCGTCAAAGCCTTTGGACCTCTCCAGGAGATGGTCACGTTTGTTCAGTTTGCCAACGATGAGTGTGACTACGGCATGGGATATGAACTAGGAATGGACCTCTTCTGTTACGGATCCCAT TATTTCCACAAGGTTATCAGGCAACTTCTGCCCATGGCCTACAGCCTCCTGAAAAGGAATTTGTTTGGGGACATTTTGGAGGCCCACCTCTCCAGCCGCAGCCACGACGACCTGGACCAACTCTCCGCACATTAA
- the pde5aa gene encoding LOW QUALITY PROTEIN: cGMP-specific 3',5'-cyclic phosphodiesterase (The sequence of the model RefSeq protein was modified relative to this genomic sequence to represent the inferred CDS: inserted 2 bases in 1 codon), with protein sequence MPCLNSEALETMQPGSGTPGASPAAGSEESCSRETVTASPMARDMGWFFSPLWRPRSKTISRRFEDGVKGDQVEAWLDDHSDFTRAYFLRRTSTVSGPQAETPLPRFPRRSSDQLRKAHHGRPSSPLASSHMASLMDSLKPLPSNLSAPPERSMDGFSPDVWPDHCPYSPRSPRSSRFPFSTICPCSPDLPYSPYPLPPTAATTEACGHGECCPWMMELLRGGLSWMGSVAELCQGAVLHAGELLAAEYCSLSLVKKDSRGRNTLEELIALKALGCLSEGNIYSHAHRELVKGIMESAMATGSPMNLRDPSGDPRFDFDDDQLSKISTVLSVPIKNHRGEVVGVVVMINKRNGCDGSVSVFTNMDEKVLSNHMDVLGLVLDNVQLYESSRQEAKRSQALIEMAQVLSKEHRSFEGLLSKMAATIMPFTHAQYCTIFIPSEETSVAKDEVSFSRVINLECEELGSTCQIYRRGRDVSDIDPSHALRTLDSMETFNMSEISQETTKSLICCPVRNERSENVIAVCQLMNKRSRDTDEMEAFNRYDERLLEDLAVYCGLALQYSQAVLFTEERRASIEVTEEVLAYHITAAEQEILVLQEATIPSVESLHIRDFHFSEFGLPEDRTTQATIRMFLDLNLVQEFNIDYKSLCQWVLTVKRGYRNNVPYHNWNHALSTAQSMFAMLMATEQLQTIFSRLEILALMIATLNHDIDHRGVSNSYIERSQQPLAQLYGHSSLENHHYNLCIFILNNTGSQILSGLSAEDHRALLHMLKRAILATDLNVYMERRNEFFTLAKKSGVSWKSENKRDLLRSMLMTASDLSAITKPWPEQKRIANLVAMEFFAQGDKEKKEFKIQPIDVMNRENSTRMPYMQVEYIDDICYPLYKAVSRLFDTCSPLLSGCKKNRKNWMHLAGKAKEEDXENGSCVTLQTHTNNEEETQTEDGGLD encoded by the exons ATGCCCTGTCTCAACTCTGAAGCGCTGGAGACCATGCAGCCTGGCAGTGGGACGCCCGGGGCATCTCCTGCAGCTGGGTCAGAGGAGTCCTGCAGCAGGGAAACAGTGACTGCGTCGCCGATGGCGAGGGACATGGGCTGGTTCTTCTCCCCGCTGTGGAGGCCTCGGTCCAAGACGATTAGCAGGAGGTTTGAAGACGGTGTGAAAGGCGACCAAGTGGAGGCATGGCTGGATGACCACTCCGACTTTACGAGGGCGTACTTTTTACGCAGAACTTCCAc GGTCAGTGGTCCACAGGCAGAAACTCCACTGCCCAGGTTTCCTAGGAGAAGCTCTGACCAGCTGAGGAAGGCTCATCATGGCAGACCTTCCTCTCCACTGGCCAGCTCACACATGGCATCATTAATGGACAGCCTCAAACCACTTCCCTCAAATCTCAGTGCCCCCCCTGAGCGCAGCATGGATGGCTTCAGTCCAGATGTATGGCCTGATCACTGCCCCTACTCTCCACGCTCTCCTCGTTCTTCACGCTTTCCTTTTTCTACCATTTGCCCTTGCTCCCCTGACTTACCCTACTCTCCTTATCCTCTGCCTCCCACTGCTGCAACTACTGAAGCCTGTGGCCATGGTGAGTGCTGCCCATGGATGATGGAGCTCCTGAGAGGAGGTCTCAGCTGGATGGGTTCTGTAGCAGAGCTCTGCCAGGGGGCTGTCCTGCATGCTGGGGAGCTGCTGGCAGCCGAGTATTGCTCCCTCTCGTTGGTAAAGAAAGACTCTCGTGGAAGGAACACCTTGGAGGAGTTGATCGCCCTGAAAGCATTGGGGTGCTTGAGCGAAGGCAACATCTACAGCCATGCACACCGGGAGCTGGTGAAGGGTATCATGGAATCTGCAATGGCTACAGGGTCACCAATGAACCTGAGAGACCCATCAGGG GACCCCAGATTCGACTTTGATGACGACCAATTATCAAAGATCAGCACTGTTTTGAGTGTCCCTATCAAGAACCACAGAGGAGag GTGGTAGGTGTAGTCGTAATGATCAACAAGAGAAATGGCTGCGATGGATCAGTTTCTGTTTTTACCAACATGGATGAAAAG GTACTGTCGAATCACATGGATGTGTTGGGGTTGGTCCTGGATAATGTCCAGCTGTATGAAAGCTCAAGACAGGAGGCCAAACGCAGTCAG gctttGATAGAAATGGCACAAGTGTTGTCAAAGGAGCACCGTTCTTTTGAAGGTCTGCTGAGTAAGATGGCTGCCACCATCATGCCCTTCACACATGCTCAGTACTGCACCATCTTCATCCCCAGTGAGGAAACCTCAGTTGCGAAAGACGAG GTTTCATTCTCCAGAGTGATTAACCTGGAGTGTGAGGAGCTTGGATCAACCTGCCAGATCTACAGAAG GGGGCGTGACGTCAGCGATATAGACCCATCACATGCCCTTCGAACTCTGGATTctatggaaacatttaatatGTCGGAGATTTCTCAGGAAACAACAAAGAGTCTGATCTGCTGCCCCGTGAGAAATGAAAGGTCTGAAAATGTTATTG CGGTGTGCCAACTGATGAACAAAAGGAGCAGAGACACAGATGAGATGGAAGCTTTTAACAGATACGATGAGCGCCTACTGGAGGACCTGGCTGTGTACTGCGGCCTGGCTCTGCAGTATTCTCAGGCTGTGCTGTTCACTGAGGAGCGGAGGGCCAGTATCGAGGTCACAGAGGAG GTTCTTGCCTACCACATCACCGCAGCAGAGCAGGAAATCCTAGTATTGCAG GAGGCAACTATTCCTTCCGTTGAATCACTGCATATTCGAGACTTCCATTTCTCTGAGTTTGGTCTGCCAGAAGACAGGACCACTCAGGCCACCATTCGTATGTTCCTGGACCTCAATTTGGTGCAGGAATTTAACATTGATTACAAG AGTCTCTGCCAGTGGGTGCTGACTGTGAAACGTGGTTACAGGAACAACGTGCCTTATCACAACTGGAACCATGCACTGAGCACTGCTCAAAGCATGTTTGCTATGCTCATGGCCACAGAGCAACTCCAG ACAATTTTTTCCCGTCTGGAGATTTTAGCACTGATGATAGCCACTCTGAATCATGATATTGACCACAGAGGAGTCAGTAACTCGTACATAGAAAG gagtCAACAGCCTTTAGCTCAGCTGTATGGACACTCTTCCCTTGAAAACCATCACTACAATCTGTGCATCTTCATCCTAAACAACACT GGGAGTCAGATTCTCAGCGGCCTCTCTGCAGAGGACCACAGAGCTTTACTACACATGCTCAAAAGGGCAATCCTCGCAACTGACCTGAACGTCTATATGGA GAGAAGAAACGAGTTCTTTACTCTTGCCAAGAAAAGCGGAGTGAGCTGGAAGAGTGAGAATAAAAGAGACTTACTGAG GTCGATGTTGATGACAGCTAGCGACCTCTCTGCAATCACAAAGCCTTGGCCTGAACAAAAAAGG ATTGCCAACTTGGTTGCCATGGAGTTCTTTGCACAAGgggacaaagagaaaaaagagttCAAAATCCAACCCATT GACGTCATGAACAGGGAAAACAGCACTCGGATGCCATACATGCAAGTTGAATACATAGATGACATCTGCTATCCACTGTACAAG GCTGTATCAAGACTGTTTGACACCTGCTCCCCACTGCTAAGTGGTTGTAAGAAGAACAGAAAAAACTGGATGCATCTGGCTGGGAAAGCAAAGGAAGAAGA TGAAAATGGTAGCTGTGTCACCctgcaaacacatacaaataatgaGGAAGAGACGCAGACAGAAGATGGAGGACTGGACTGA
- the ppp2r2ca gene encoding protein phosphatase 2, regulatory subunit B, gamma a — MGEDAESPKINHTFLRDYVTEADVISTVEFNQTGDLLATGDKGGRVVIFQRETESKGESEEVGETGDSGEYNVYSTFQSHEPDFDYLKSLEIEEKINKIRWLPQQNAAHFLLSTNDKTIKLWKVSERDKRPEGYNLKDEEGRIKDISTITSLQVPVLKPTDLMVEVRPRRVFSNGHTYHVNSISVNSDGETYLSADDLRINMWHLGITDRSFNIVDIKPANMEDLTEVITAAEFHPHHCHLFVYSSSKGTLRLCDMRASALCDRHTKLFEEPEDPGSRSFFSEIISSVSDVKFSHSGRYLLTRDYLTAKVWDLNMDKGPVETYQVHEYLRSKLCSLYENDCIFDKFECVWNSSDSVIMTGAYNSFFRMFDRETGRGVTLEAWRESSKPRAVLRTRRVYSGGKRRRGDVGVDSLDFTKKILHMAWHPSENIIAIAATNNLYIFQDRVNPELQ, encoded by the exons ATGGGCGAGGACGCTGAGAGCCCCAAAATTAACCACACCTTCCTGCGAGACTACGTCACTGAAG CTGATGTCATCTCTACGGTGGAGTTTAACCAGACAGGGGACCTGCTGGCAACGGGGGATAAAGGTGGCCGTGTGGTCATctttcagagagagactgag TCTAAAGGGGAGTcagaggaggtgggggagaCGGGGGACTCTGGAGAGTACAATGTCTACAGCACGTTCCAGAGCCACGAGCCGGACTTTGACTACCTGAAGAGTCTGGAGATTGAAGAGAAAATCAACAAGATCAGATGGCTGCCACAGCAGAATGCAGCAcatttcctcctctccaccaaTG ATAAAACCATTAAACTGTGGAaggtgagtgagagagacaagagaccaGAGGGATACAATCTGAAAGATGAGGAGGGACGGATCAAGGACATCTCTACCATCACCTCTCTGCAg GTGCCGGTGCTAAAACCCACAGATCTGATGGTAGAGGTTCGTCCCAGACGAGTGTTCTCCAACGGACATACCTACCATGTTAACTCCATCTCAGTCAACAGCGACGGGGAGACCTACCTGTCTGCTGATGACCTCCGCATCAATATGTGGCACCTGGGCATCACGGACCGCAGTTTCA ATATCGTGGACATCAAACCAGCCAACATGGAGGATCTGACAGAGGTGATAACAGCAGCAGAGTTCCACCCTCACCACTGCCACTTGTTTGTGTACAGCAGCAGCAAGGGCACCCTGCGCCTCTGTGACATGAGAGCTTCCGCGCTCTGTGACAGACACACCAAAC TGTTTGAAGAACCTGAGGATCCCGGGAGCCGGTCCTTTTTCTCTGAGATCATTTCCTCCGTGTCGGACGTCAAGTTCAGCCACAGTGGACGTTACCTGCTGACCAGAGACTACCTCACCGCAAAGGTGTGGGACCTGAACATGGACAAAGGGCCTGTGGAGACGTATCAG GTCCATGAATACCTGAGGAGTAAGCTGTGTTCCCTCTATGAAAACGACTGCATCTTTGACAAGTTTGAGTGTGTTTGGAACAGCTCAGACAG cgtGATCATGACGGGGGCGTACAACAGCTTCTTCCGGATGTTTGACAGGGAGACGGGGCGAGGCGTAACCCTGGAGGCTTGGCGAGAGAGCAGCAAGCCTCGGGCTGTGCTGCGGACCCGACGTGTGTATAGCGGCGGTAAGCGGCGCCGTGGAGACGTGGGCGTTGATAGCCTGGACTTTACCAAGAAAATCCTGCACATGGCTTGGCACCCATCTGAGAATATTATTGCCATAGCAGCCACTAACAACCTGTACATCTTCCAGGATCGTGTCAACCCTGAGTTACAGTGA